A section of the Triticum dicoccoides isolate Atlit2015 ecotype Zavitan chromosome 7A, WEW_v2.0, whole genome shotgun sequence genome encodes:
- the LOC119332451 gene encoding cytochrome c oxidase subunit 2 — protein sequence MILRSLSCRFLTIALCDAAEPWQLGSQDAATPMMQGIIDLHHDIFFFLILILVFVSRMLVRALWHFNEQTNPIPQRIVHGTTIEIIRTIFPSVILLFIAIPSFALLYSMDGVLVDPAITIKAIGHQWYRTYEYSDYNSSDEQSLTFDSYTIPEDDPELGQSRLLEVDNRVVVPAKTHLRMIVTPADVPHSWAVPSSGVKCDAVPGRSNLTSISVQREGVYYGQCSEIRGTNHAFTPIVVEAVTLKDYADWVSNQLILQTN from the exons ATGATTCTTCGTTCATTATCATGTCGATTCCTCACAATCGCTCTTTGTGATGCTGCGGAACCATGGCAATTAGGATCTCAAGACGCAGCAACACCTATGATGCAAGGAATCATTGACTTACATCACGATATCTTTTTCTTCCTCATTCTTATTTTGGTTTTCGTATCACGGATGTTGGTTCGCGCTTTATGGCATTTCAACGAGCAAACTAATCCAATCCCACAAAGGATTGTTCATGGAACTACTATCGAAATTATTCGGACCATATTTCCAAGTGTCATTCTTTTGTTCATTGCTATACCATCGTTTGCTCTGTTATACTCAATGGACGGGGTATTAGTAGATCCAGCCATTACTATCAAAGCTATTGGACATCAATGGTATCGGA CTTATGAGTATTCGGACTATAACAGTTCCGATGAACAGTCACTCACTTTTGACAGTTATACGATTCCAGAAGATGATCCAGAATTGGGTCAATCACGTTTATTAGAAGTTGACAATAGAGTGGTTGTACCAGCCAAAACTCATCTACGTATGATTGTAACACCCGCTGATGTACCTCATAGTTGGGCTGTACCTTCCTCAGGTGTCAAATGTGATGCTGTACCTGGTCGTTCAAATCTTACCTCCATCTCGGTACAACGAGAAGGAGTTTACTATGGTCAGTGCAGTGAGATTCGTGGAACTAATCATGCCTTTACGCCTATCGTCGTAGAAGCAGTGACTTTGAAAGATTATGCGGATTGGGTATCCAATCAATTAATCCTCCAAACCAACTAA